The stretch of DNA cttttctaatcacacttacaataactcctcaataaaatatttcccCTCTCATAAGTTTCCTTAATTCACTCCAATACTGCTACTGCGACTCTTCTCCAACTATACTATCAGCAGGTGGCGCGAATGTTTCTACTGGATTCCATGATCAAACTACGATCAAAACTACTCAAATGTAGATTTGCGATCATCAATTCTTGCAATTCTACACCCTCAACATCCAAATCATACCACACTCGCCGGTGTCCTCCTAGGCCACCTGCCTCAGAGCCGCCGCGAAGGCCGAGCAGGCTCTCTCAGCGCAAGCCAATACCATTCATTGATGATCTAAAACAAATCCATGCCCCAGAAGATCTCCTCTCCCTCTTCCATGATTACCGGAAAATGGGCTTCAAGCATTACTACCCTTCCTACTCTTCCCTCATCTACAAGCTCGCCAAGTCTCGGAACTTCGAAGCCGTCGATACCCTTCTTGGTTGCCTTAAAACCTACAATGTCCACTGCAGAGAGGCCCTTTTCATTGGGTTGATTGAGCACTACGGAAAATGTGGGTTGGTGGAGAAGGCGATTCATCTTTTTCGCGAGATGAAGGAGTATTTCAACTGTGTCCGCTCAATACAGTCCTTCAATATGCTTCTCAATGTGTTGGTGGAGAATGGCAGGCATTGCGAAGCTTATGACATGTTCAAGGGTTCTTCGAAGCTGGGGTTTCGTCCCAACTCGGTTTCTTTTAATATCATGATTAAAATGTATCTGGAGAAGGGCGAACTTGAAAGGGCTCGcgaagtgtttgatgaaatgctcGAGAGAGAGGTTGAGCCCACTGCCGTGACGTACAATTCTCAGATCGGGTTTTTGTGCAAAAGGGGTGAGTTTGAAAAGGGAAAGAGTTTGTTTGAGGATATGGTTAGGAAAGGGACTAAGCCGAATGAGGTCACCTATGCTTTGCTGATGGAAGGTTTGTGTTTTTTGGGGAGGTACAAGGATGCCAAGAAGTTAATGTTTGATATGGAATACCAGGGGTGTAAACCCAAGGTTGTTAACTATGGTGTTTTGGTGAGTGATCTTGGGAAGAGAGGCAAAATCGAAGAGGCGAAAAGTTTGCTCGTTGAGATGAAGAAAAGGCATATCAAGCCTGATGCTGTAATCTATAATATGCTGATTAGTTATTTTTGCAGAGAAGATAGAGCTGCTGAGGCTTACAGAGTTTTGGTTGAAATGCAAATTGCAGGTTGCAAACCAAATGCCACTACATACAGGATGGTGGTTGATGGGTTCTGTAAAGCAGGAGAATTTGAAGAAGGTTTGAAGGTTTTCAATGCAATGTTGATGAGTGGCCATTTCCCACGCACTGAAACACTTCGTTCTCTAGTAATGGGCTTATTTGACTGTGGGAAGGTTGATGATGCATACTTTATTTTAGAGGAAATGgcaaagaggaagaagatgttCGATTTTGAGTCATGGGAAGCCATAGTCAAGGATTCCTGCCCTTTGGATAAAGCATTAGCATTCAATAATCATATAACTGAAATTGTGTCTTCTAACTAATGGAATTGTAGAATAACATAACTTTATCAGGCTCACCACAAGTGAGCCGATTTACTGGTTGGTTGGCCAAGGTTGTGACTCTTGGCGTTTGGAGCTGAATGATTGCTTGAGCATCTTACCAGCCCACATTTTCAAAGTTTGAGGTCTTAGATTTTGTTCTTGCTGATGGTGACCAAAACACCTAATTTGGTTTCTGTTCATTTGTTGTCATGGTGATGCACAACATTGCCTGGATGGTGTTAATGCCAGGCATCCATGATGAGTATGGaacaacaatggaattcattaGGTAGCAGCTGGAAAGAGTTTTAAAAGCCTTCAAATATGGCGTTGATAAGTGAAGAAGGCAAATTGTGATGCTTCATTTTGGATATGTTTTTTGGGATATGCCTTACTGGGGATTTTTATTGACAAGAGGACAACTCCTTAAACTTATCAGAATTGACCTGGGAAAACTTTCTAGGAAGGATTGCCACAACCCATAAAGGCTTTAATATTACTGACTGCGATTTGGTCCAGGTAAAACTCATCCGCAATATAGACGAATAAAGTGGAGATATATGCACCATATAAATTGTCATGTCACTACATTCTTTTCTGACATTgtagtaaaataaatatagtgGCATGGGTAATTTCCTGTTGCCATTTGTCTTTGGAATGTTACTAATCCCGGGTTTGTCTTTGAATATTGTGTGGCATTGGTAAATGGTAATTCCTATTTTTGAGTTAGTGATGAAAATGGAAGCACAACTGGCTTTTATTCCCTACTTTTTGTACTCCCTTTATGATTAAATTTATATTCCTTACCTAATCCCCAATTACTTTAATATGAAATGATTTTTGCATGTCCTCCAACAAATACACTTGACAGTGGAGATGTATATACCTAATTCATCTCATCAACTCCACTAATGCCTTATTCCAACTTCTGAATGATTTTGCATCGAACTTGCAGGTATATATATGCATCTGTCGAGGCAGTAGTGTTCATCAACTACATTGTTGCAAAAGATTTACTGAAGCATCAGGAAAACCTTAAACGCTCCTCCATTGAAGATGTCGACCAAAAATCTACTCAAGAATGTTATTCTTTCACTTGTTCTGGCACTAACGTTAACTGCTGCTGCTGTGTCAGGTCGAGTTCTAGAAGAGGAACCCGTTTCCCCAGGTGTTGAACCTGAAACCCCTGCCTCGGTTGCCACCCCGGTTTCTGGGGTTACAGCCAGCGGAGCGTCTCCCGCTGGTGCTGGTGCAGCTGCAGCCGCTGGTTCTGGTGGCGATGGTGGTGAAGGTCCTGATGATCatacattttccttctttatgcACGATATTCTTGGTGGATCGAACCCCTCTGCTATAGCTGTTACCGGGATTGTGACCAATCCTGCTGTGAGTGGGCAGGTCGCCTTTGCAAAACCCAATGGTGCAGTCCTCGCAGTGAACAACGGTGTTGATGTCAATAACGCCAACAGCGGAATCATCAGCAACAACAACATTCCCTTCCTTACTGGCCTCAGCGGAATCACAGGCAATGCCATTCAGAACAACgggaacaacaacaacaacataataGGAGGAGGTTTTGGATTCCCGGCCTTGAACATGGCTCAACTGGGCTCTGGAATCACCTTCCAGAAACTCATGTTCGGCACCATGACAGTTTTCGACGATGAACTGACCGAGGGGCACGAGCTAAACTCCGGCCTGGTGGGAAAAGCTCAGGGCTTTTACATCGCAAGCTCCGAAGACGGAACCAGCCAGACCATGGCATTCACCGTGATGTTTCACAGTGGTAGCTACTCCGATAGCCTTACCTTTTTCGGGGTTCACCGGATTCGTGTCTCGGAATCTCACCTTGCTATCATGGGAGGTACCGGGAAGTATGTGAATGCCAAGGGATTCGCGACGGTGAAGACGATTCCGGCTGCACCCAACCAGCAGGAGACTGATGGAGTGCAAACTGTGCTGCACATCACTGTTTATCTTGCTTATTAAATGTGCAGTGTCAGTGTGTGTGTGTCCAATCCcaatcttcttcatctttagcTATGGCTTCTGTAATCATCTTTGCATGCTTTCTGTCATACTATTTGTTACACTACTTAACAAGTTTATAATGAAATCGCCAAATTattctgttttgtttttgtgaAATTTCCATTGTTTCAGCTCTGTCAAACTGCCAACTCCATTACTCCAACTATCTGAttcctctattttttttttttaaataataactaa from Ipomoea triloba cultivar NCNSP0323 chromosome 7, ASM357664v1 encodes:
- the LOC116024648 gene encoding dirigent protein 10, which translates into the protein MSTKNLLKNVILSLVLALTLTAAAVSGRVLEEEPVSPGVEPETPASVATPVSGVTASGASPAGAGAAAAAGSGGDGGEGPDDHTFSFFMHDILGGSNPSAIAVTGIVTNPAVSGQVAFAKPNGAVLAVNNGVDVNNANSGIISNNNIPFLTGLSGITGNAIQNNGNNNNNIIGGGFGFPALNMAQLGSGITFQKLMFGTMTVFDDELTEGHELNSGLVGKAQGFYIASSEDGTSQTMAFTVMFHSGSYSDSLTFFGVHRIRVSESHLAIMGGTGKYVNAKGFATVKTIPAAPNQQETDGVQTVLHITVYLAY